Proteins encoded by one window of Flagellimonas lutaonensis:
- a CDS encoding ABC transporter permease: MFSRDTWQEIFVSIRKNKLRTFLAGFTVALGILIFVSLVGLTNGLKNTFNEFFNDDATNTFFVFPGRTTIPYKGYKSNRRIEFDNSDIADIEKNFPLFIDYVTPRITRSALVKYKEESNNYTTRAVAPGHQFAEKTIIMKGRYLNEEDIENKTKYAVIGRLVEKDLFGQKNALGNYIDIGGSVFKVIGVFQDDGGDNEERNIYIPYTTRQLIEKNNDKIDQIILGFKPEIGYAGAMAFEKSLDKFLREKKYISPQDQNGIFIRNVADQLKQNQQFANVLGIIASVFALGTLVAGIIGISNIMVFVVKERTKEIGIRKAMGATPASVIGSILLESIFITTIFGYLGMLIGLAILQSLGTSLEDYFIKNPYINTGLAIIATIFLILFGALAGYIPARRAARIKPIVALRDE; encoded by the coding sequence ATGTTCAGTAGAGATACTTGGCAAGAAATATTCGTTTCAATACGCAAGAACAAACTCCGTACGTTTCTTGCCGGTTTTACCGTGGCCTTGGGAATACTGATTTTTGTTTCTCTGGTTGGGCTCACAAATGGTTTGAAAAACACCTTCAATGAATTTTTCAATGATGATGCCACCAATACCTTTTTTGTTTTTCCTGGCCGGACCACCATTCCGTATAAAGGCTATAAATCAAACCGTAGAATAGAGTTTGACAATTCAGATATTGCAGATATTGAGAAAAACTTTCCCTTGTTCATAGATTATGTGACTCCAAGAATAACTAGGAGTGCCTTGGTGAAGTACAAAGAAGAATCGAATAATTACACTACCCGAGCGGTTGCTCCCGGTCACCAATTTGCAGAGAAGACCATAATCATGAAAGGTCGATACCTCAATGAAGAAGATATTGAAAATAAGACCAAGTATGCTGTCATAGGTAGATTGGTTGAAAAAGATTTATTCGGGCAAAAAAATGCCTTGGGCAATTATATTGATATCGGTGGCAGCGTTTTTAAGGTCATCGGTGTTTTTCAAGATGATGGAGGCGATAATGAGGAACGAAACATCTATATTCCGTACACTACCCGGCAATTGATTGAAAAGAACAATGATAAAATTGATCAGATTATTTTAGGGTTCAAACCAGAAATCGGTTATGCAGGTGCAATGGCTTTTGAGAAAAGCCTTGATAAGTTTTTGCGAGAAAAAAAATATATAAGCCCACAAGATCAAAATGGAATTTTCATAAGAAATGTGGCGGATCAATTAAAACAGAACCAGCAATTTGCCAATGTACTTGGCATAATAGCCTCTGTTTTTGCGCTCGGCACCTTGGTTGCAGGCATAATCGGTATCAGCAATATCATGGTTTTTGTTGTAAAAGAGCGTACAAAGGAAATCGGCATCAGAAAGGCCATGGGAGCTACCCCTGCATCCGTGATTGGTTCCATTCTTCTGGAGTCAATTTTTATCACTACGATTTTTGGATATCTAGGTATGTTGATTGGATTGGCCATTTTACAATCATTGGGTACAAGCCTCGAAGACTACTTTATAAAAAACCCATATATCAACACTGGACTGGCAATAATTGCCACCATATTCCTGATATTATTTGGGGCCTTGGCGGGCTATATTCCCGCTAGGCGTGCGGCAAGAATAAAACCTATTGTTGCCTTAAGGGACGAATGA
- a CDS encoding ABC transporter ATP-binding protein codes for MIEIKDLHKSYKMGSNSLHVLKGLNFSIKEGELVAIMGSSGSGKSTLLNILGMLDEADSGEYILDGVPIKNLTETKAARYRNKFLGFIFQSFNLINYKNAAENVALPLYYQGMPRKERQEKAMKYLEQVGLKEWAHHLPNELSGGQKQRVAIARAMAAEPKVLLADELTGALDSKTSYEIMDLIQKINDEGNTILVVTHEEDIAHMCKRIVHLKDGIIEKDEKIKQVRAAQYVQ; via the coding sequence ATGATAGAAATAAAAGACCTTCACAAGTCCTATAAAATGGGGAGCAATTCCCTTCATGTGTTGAAAGGATTGAACTTTTCCATTAAAGAAGGGGAACTGGTTGCCATAATGGGGTCTTCTGGCTCAGGAAAATCAACCCTTTTGAACATTTTGGGCATGTTGGATGAAGCAGACTCAGGCGAGTATATATTGGACGGAGTTCCTATTAAAAACCTTACGGAAACTAAAGCAGCCCGATATCGCAATAAGTTTTTAGGGTTTATTTTTCAGTCTTTCAACCTCATCAACTACAAGAATGCTGCGGAGAATGTAGCACTCCCCCTGTACTATCAAGGAATGCCTCGAAAAGAACGGCAAGAAAAGGCCATGAAATATTTAGAGCAAGTTGGCCTTAAAGAGTGGGCACATCACTTGCCCAACGAACTTTCTGGAGGGCAAAAACAACGGGTGGCCATAGCCCGTGCCATGGCGGCCGAACCAAAAGTGCTGCTCGCTGACGAACTTACCGGAGCCTTGGATAGTAAGACCTCTTATGAGATTATGGATCTCATACAGAAAATCAACGATGAAGGAAATACCATTTTAGTAGTGACCCACGAAGAAGATATTGCACATATGTGCAAAAGAATAGTGCACCTCAAAGACGGAATCATTGAAAAAGACGAAAAAATTAAACAAGTAAGGGCAGCACAATATGTTCAGTAG